One Gemmatimonadaceae bacterium genomic region harbors:
- a CDS encoding prolyl oligopeptidase family serine peptidase → MRGLHLTALAALALGAALAGGPSPAAAQGAAARGTIDTLTFWSQALGTRKRALVWLPPSYAAQTARRYPSVYYLHGMWGSEIDWTTQGRLDVTLDSMVAAGLPEMIVVMPDGDDGWYATWNRLLDISVCKAAFKPRPGDDTDASYCVPWPHYDDYIARDLVSTIDARYRTATARAQRAVAGLSMGGFGALSMALQYPDVFRAAASHSGVVSPMYNGPHPFDGTPRYAATDSALRESWGERFWPIVGPVFGNDLAGWQARDPFRRVQLLLATNPSLVPAIFLDCGTEDGLVDQNRALRAELTRAGRPPHYAEWPGKHDWPYWRLHARESLAWLAQQVTSTNH, encoded by the coding sequence ATGCGAGGGTTGCACCTCACGGCGCTGGCGGCGCTCGCTCTCGGCGCGGCTCTCGCTGGCGGGCCGTCACCGGCAGCTGCACAGGGCGCCGCCGCCCGCGGGACGATCGATACCCTCACCTTCTGGTCGCAGGCGCTGGGCACGCGCAAGCGCGCCCTCGTCTGGCTCCCCCCCAGCTACGCGGCGCAGACGGCTCGGCGCTATCCGTCGGTTTACTACCTTCACGGAATGTGGGGGAGCGAGATCGACTGGACGACGCAGGGGCGACTCGACGTGACGCTCGACTCGATGGTGGCCGCCGGGCTCCCGGAAATGATCGTCGTCATGCCCGACGGTGACGACGGCTGGTATGCGACGTGGAATCGCCTCCTCGACATCTCGGTGTGCAAGGCGGCCTTCAAGCCGCGCCCCGGCGACGACACCGATGCCTCGTACTGTGTCCCCTGGCCACACTACGACGACTACATCGCGCGCGACCTCGTGTCGACCATCGACGCCAGGTACCGCACCGCCACCGCGCGCGCGCAGCGCGCGGTGGCGGGGCTCAGCATGGGCGGCTTCGGCGCACTCTCGATGGCGCTGCAGTATCCCGATGTCTTCCGCGCCGCCGCGTCGCACTCGGGCGTCGTCTCACCGATGTACAACGGTCCCCACCCGTTCGACGGGACGCCGCGCTATGCGGCCACCGACTCCGCGCTGCGGGAAAGCTGGGGCGAGCGCTTCTGGCCCATCGTGGGGCCGGTGTTCGGGAACGACCTCGCGGGGTGGCAGGCGCGCGACCCCTTCCGTCGGGTGCAACTGCTCCTGGCAACCAACCCGTCGCTCGTCCCCGCGATCTTCCTCGACTGCGGGACCGAAGACGGCCTCGTCGACCAGAACCGTGCGCTGCGCGCCGAACTCACGCGCGCCGGACGTCCCCCCCACTACGCCGAGTGGCCGGGAAAGCACGACTGGCCGTACTGGCGCCTGCATGCGCGCGAAAGCCTGGCATGGTTGGCACAGCAGGTGACGAGCACGAACCACTGA
- a CDS encoding RidA family protein translates to MHRSFSLLAIIALCACSQAKPTPAPAPSATSTTENGVTWHTPYGKPTRPFTPAVQVGNLLFLAGQIGTSANAQGGVVAGGIQAETRQTMLNIKEVLEKSGSSLDRVVKCTVFMADMREWDAMNEVYATFFPRNKPARSALGTNGLALGARVEIECIAAVP, encoded by the coding sequence ATGCATCGCTCCTTCTCTCTGCTGGCGATCATCGCGCTGTGCGCGTGTTCGCAGGCGAAGCCGACACCGGCGCCCGCGCCGTCAGCCACAAGCACGACGGAGAACGGCGTCACCTGGCACACGCCGTACGGCAAGCCCACGCGCCCCTTCACGCCCGCCGTCCAGGTGGGGAACCTCCTCTTCCTGGCCGGGCAGATCGGGACCTCGGCCAACGCACAGGGCGGCGTGGTGGCCGGCGGCATCCAGGCCGAGACGCGACAAACGATGCTGAACATCAAGGAGGTGCTGGAGAAGAGCGGGTCGTCGCTCGACCGCGTGGTGAAGTGCACCGTCTTCATGGCCGACATGCGCGAATGGGATGCCATGAACGAGGTCTACGCGACCTTCTTCCCCCGCAACAAGCCGGCGCGAAGCGCGCTCGGTACCAACGGGCTCGCCCTGGGGGCGCGCGTCGAGATCGAGTGCATCGCGGCGGTGCCGTGA
- a CDS encoding penicillin acylase family protein, translating to MAVQRRWILAGVMALAASGAIAWRASDGAVDEQRLRVRGLTAPVEVRRDRWGVPHIYARNTADLFFAQGFVAAQDRLFQMEMWRRAGEGRLAEVLGPAAVERDRFARTFRYRGDMAKEWASYAPDTKAIVTAFVRGVNAYIAMAGDSLPPEFALLGFRPEPWTPEVPLARSTGLSGVSNASSEVLRAELVARLGAARVDALLPAEPARALDPVGGLDLAGISSASLGGFGAAFADVAYNRIEGSNNWTVSGRKTATGMPILANDPHRVITNPAVRYLTHLVAPGWNVIGAGEPASPGVSIGHNERIAFGLTVVGMDQQDVYVETLGACAAGEVGEVGEAGEAGEAGGAEGASEAGEVGGVGGPPQQHTTSPTPTPPNHSTANRTESSLDCYRHNGRWRRIASHRETIRIKGEAPRTVTIRYTVHGPLLSVDSTRKRGIALRSVHTEPGTASYLASLSLDRARNWDEFQQAMSRWLMPSENMIYADVDGNIGWVAGGIMPRRSWSGLLPVPGEGSHEWNGFVPGMELPRAFNPADGFIATANHNILPPGYPIPLAYEWASRYRIDRVREVLRQPRLFSIDDFRQLQHDDRSKLAEALVPHLVDAARRQGAASRPELRLLAEWNLHMSRDQVAPTIFSAWAPAVYRRAITRELADAPDVARTLAARAEYEWLESVLARPSSGATDSLLLGALDDATSELTRRFGADRAKWRYGDIHQAIFRHPLTAKYDLPPASRGGDANTVYATGGRDFKQGSGASFREIIDLANFDRSVVTNVPGQSADPRSRHYGDLLPLWARDEYFPLVYSRARVEQETEQLLWLELPPSPRTR from the coding sequence ATGGCGGTACAACGCAGGTGGATCCTTGCGGGCGTGATGGCGCTCGCGGCGTCGGGGGCGATCGCGTGGCGCGCGAGCGACGGCGCGGTCGACGAGCAGCGGCTGCGGGTAAGGGGACTTACGGCGCCGGTGGAGGTGCGTCGCGACCGTTGGGGTGTGCCGCACATCTACGCCAGGAACACCGCCGACCTCTTCTTCGCGCAGGGGTTCGTCGCCGCGCAGGATCGCCTCTTTCAGATGGAGATGTGGCGACGCGCGGGTGAAGGGCGGCTGGCCGAGGTGCTGGGGCCGGCCGCCGTGGAGCGCGACCGCTTTGCGCGCACCTTTCGCTACCGCGGTGACATGGCGAAGGAATGGGCGTCGTACGCGCCCGACACCAAGGCAATCGTCACCGCCTTCGTGCGCGGCGTGAATGCCTACATCGCGATGGCAGGTGACTCGCTCCCCCCGGAGTTCGCCCTCCTTGGCTTCCGTCCCGAGCCGTGGACGCCGGAGGTTCCGCTGGCACGCTCGACCGGGCTCTCGGGCGTGTCGAACGCATCCTCCGAGGTGCTGCGTGCCGAACTCGTCGCCAGGCTTGGCGCGGCGCGCGTGGACGCGTTGCTCCCGGCCGAGCCGGCGCGCGCGCTCGATCCGGTGGGCGGGCTCGATCTCGCCGGGATAAGCTCTGCGTCGTTAGGGGGGTTCGGCGCGGCGTTTGCCGACGTGGCCTACAACCGCATCGAGGGGTCGAACAACTGGACGGTGAGCGGTCGCAAGACGGCGACCGGGATGCCGATCCTCGCGAACGACCCGCATCGCGTCATCACCAATCCCGCGGTGCGCTACCTGACACACCTGGTGGCGCCGGGGTGGAACGTGATCGGGGCAGGGGAGCCGGCGTCGCCCGGCGTGTCGATCGGGCATAACGAGCGCATCGCGTTCGGACTCACCGTGGTGGGGATGGACCAGCAGGACGTGTACGTGGAGACGCTGGGCGCGTGCGCGGCGGGTGAGGTGGGTGAGGTGGGTGAGGCGGGTGAGGCGGGTGAGGCGGGTGGCGCGGAAGGCGCGAGTGAGGCGGGTGAGGTCGGCGGCGTGGGGGGCCCCCCCCAACAACACACTACCTCCCCCACCCCCACCCCACCAAACCATTCCACCGCCAACCGTACCGAATCCTCACTCGACTGCTATCGCCACAACGGACGCTGGCGCCGTATCGCATCGCACCGCGAAACGATCCGCATCAAGGGCGAAGCGCCGCGCACCGTCACGATCCGCTATACCGTCCACGGCCCGCTCCTCTCCGTCGACAGCACGCGCAAACGCGGCATCGCCCTCCGCTCGGTCCACACCGAGCCCGGCACCGCCTCATACCTCGCCTCGCTCTCGCTCGATCGCGCGCGCAACTGGGACGAGTTCCAGCAGGCGATGTCGCGCTGGCTGATGCCGAGCGAGAACATGATCTACGCCGACGTCGACGGGAACATCGGTTGGGTCGCCGGCGGGATCATGCCCCGGCGCAGCTGGAGCGGACTCCTCCCGGTTCCCGGCGAGGGATCGCACGAGTGGAACGGCTTCGTCCCCGGGATGGAGCTTCCGCGCGCCTTCAACCCCGCCGACGGCTTCATCGCCACCGCGAACCACAACATCCTCCCCCCGGGCTACCCCATCCCGCTCGCCTACGAATGGGCGTCGCGCTATCGCATCGACCGCGTGCGTGAGGTGCTGCGCCAGCCGCGCCTCTTCTCCATCGACGACTTCCGTCAGCTGCAGCACGACGATCGCTCGAAGCTCGCCGAGGCGCTCGTCCCGCACCTCGTCGACGCCGCCAGGCGCCAGGGAGCCGCATCGCGCCCCGAGCTGCGACTCCTCGCCGAGTGGAACCTCCACATGTCGCGCGACCAGGTGGCCCCCACGATCTTCTCGGCGTGGGCCCCGGCCGTGTATCGTCGCGCCATCACGCGCGAGCTCGCCGACGCCCCCGACGTCGCCCGCACGCTCGCCGCGCGCGCCGAGTACGAGTGGCTGGAGAGCGTCCTCGCGCGCCCCAGCAGCGGCGCCACCGACTCCCTCCTCCTCGGCGCACTCGACGATGCCACGTCGGAGCTCACGCGCCGCTTCGGCGCCGATCGCGCCAAGTGGCGCTACGGCGACATCCATCAGGCCATCTTCCGGCATCCACTCACCGCGAAGTACGATCTCCCCCCTGCGTCGCGCGGCGGCGATGCCAACACCGTCTACGCCACCGGCGGGCGCGACTTCAAGCAGGGCTCGGGCGCCTCGTTCCGCGAGATCATCGACCTCGCCAACTTCGATCGCTCCGTCGTGACCAACGTCCCCGGGCAGTCCGCTGACCCGCGCAGCCGCCACTACGGCGACCTTCTCCCCCTGTGGGCCCGCGACGAGTATTTCCCGTTGGTCTACTCCCGCGCACGAGTGGAACAGGAAACCGAGCAACTCCTCTGGTTGGAACTACCCCCCTCGCCTCGAACGCGGTGA
- the lepB gene encoding signal peptidase I — translation MAKKSSKPSNVVAQSRKKSSSAGLSKGVLWENVKGIAGAVLLFLFIRAFFFEAYRIPSGSMIPSMLVGDWLFVNKLRFGPNIPFTSVNLPGYAEPARYDIAVFVSPPQVDQPWDPTPTLVKRVVGLPGDTLYMRDAKLFVNGIEQRQGYGATSEVGDPNEVSPLFDWQKEVGLKTSRFGPAPAQPTHDNWGPLVVPTAHYFMMGDNRYNSKDSRYWGLVPRENFRGRPLFVYYSWDPDSPNALPGLTAIRWGRLGHWIK, via the coding sequence ATGGCCAAGAAGTCATCCAAGCCCAGCAACGTTGTCGCCCAGTCACGGAAGAAGTCGAGCAGCGCCGGCTTGTCGAAGGGTGTGCTCTGGGAAAACGTGAAGGGGATCGCGGGCGCGGTCCTGCTCTTCCTCTTCATCCGCGCCTTCTTCTTCGAAGCGTATCGCATCCCGTCGGGGAGCATGATCCCGTCGATGCTGGTGGGCGATTGGCTCTTCGTGAACAAGCTGCGCTTCGGCCCCAACATCCCGTTCACGAGCGTCAACCTCCCGGGCTACGCGGAGCCGGCGCGTTACGACATCGCCGTCTTTGTCTCGCCGCCGCAGGTTGACCAGCCGTGGGATCCGACGCCGACGCTCGTGAAGCGCGTCGTCGGCTTGCCAGGGGACACGCTCTACATGCGCGATGCGAAGCTCTTCGTGAACGGGATCGAGCAGCGGCAGGGCTATGGCGCCACGTCCGAAGTCGGTGACCCCAACGAAGTGTCGCCGCTGTTCGATTGGCAGAAGGAGGTCGGGCTCAAGACGTCACGCTTTGGCCCCGCGCCGGCGCAGCCCACGCACGACAACTGGGGGCCGCTGGTGGTGCCGACGGCGCACTACTTCATGATGGGCGACAACCGCTACAACTCGAAGGACTCGCGCTACTGGGGACTCGTCCCGCGCGAGAACTTCCGCGGTCGTCCGCTCTTCGTGTACTACTCGTGGGATCCGGATTCGCCCAACGCGCTGCCCGGGCTGACGGCGATTCGGTGGGGGCGGCTTGGGCATTGGATCAAGTAG
- a CDS encoding alpha/beta fold hydrolase: MHATSHHLSNHPSHRPRAASTAVAIAVVALAAVASPGVSRAGAQAPARGEALLLIRGSDTISVERLRRTRERLESELLLKGANMRIHIRVDTDAEGRATHLSNAARLATADVNSPPMQQGEVRFTGDSVIADLTGGGRTVTQRFATKPGAIPYLNPSFAMVELIVQRARAMGGDSVEVPVWNLQGGTTAMTRVARRGRDTVVVSLGGLPVYLAVDATGSITGGSIPAQGVTIARTRAAGAAMAMEKRDYSAPPGAPYTAEDVTVPTPQGHTLAGTLTIPTARNGKVAAVVTITGSGPEDRDEAIGIVKGYRPFRQVADTLGRNGIAVLRLDDRGYGASTGSHAAATSADFADDIRSALAYLRSRPEIDGTRLALVGHSEGGLIAPMVALTDKSLRGIVLMAGPSQTGRTILRYQFGNSIKRDTSYKGARRDSALQKVDAMVDSLAGTSPWLKFFVEHDPLATARKVQVPTLILQGETDQQVTAEQAAALEQAIRSGGNRRVTRQMFAQANHLFVQDPDGNPEKYASLPQAQVRSDVLAALVTWLRDVLR; this comes from the coding sequence ATGCACGCCACCTCGCACCACCTGTCGAACCACCCTTCTCACCGCCCGCGCGCTGCATCCACGGCAGTGGCCATTGCCGTTGTCGCGCTTGCCGCTGTTGCCTCGCCAGGCGTGTCGCGCGCTGGCGCGCAGGCGCCCGCCAGGGGCGAGGCGCTCCTGCTCATCAGGGGGAGCGATACCATCTCCGTCGAGCGGCTGCGGCGCACGCGCGAGCGGCTGGAGTCGGAGCTGCTGCTCAAGGGCGCCAACATGCGCATCCACATCCGCGTCGACACCGACGCGGAGGGGCGCGCCACGCACTTGTCCAATGCGGCGCGCCTGGCCACGGCCGACGTGAACTCACCGCCCATGCAGCAGGGCGAGGTGCGCTTCACGGGCGACAGCGTCATCGCCGACCTCACCGGCGGTGGGCGCACGGTAACGCAACGCTTTGCCACGAAGCCCGGTGCGATCCCGTACCTCAACCCGTCGTTCGCGATGGTCGAGCTGATCGTGCAGCGCGCGCGCGCGATGGGCGGCGATTCGGTGGAGGTCCCCGTGTGGAATCTGCAGGGCGGAACGACGGCGATGACGCGCGTCGCGCGCCGTGGCCGCGACACCGTCGTCGTCTCGCTGGGGGGGCTCCCCGTGTATCTCGCGGTCGATGCGACTGGTTCCATCACGGGCGGTTCGATTCCCGCACAGGGCGTGACGATCGCGCGGACGCGCGCCGCGGGGGCGGCGATGGCGATGGAGAAGCGCGACTACTCGGCGCCGCCAGGTGCACCCTACACAGCGGAAGATGTCACCGTCCCCACGCCGCAGGGGCACACGCTCGCCGGCACGCTGACGATCCCCACGGCGCGCAACGGCAAGGTCGCCGCGGTGGTGACCATCACCGGGAGCGGTCCCGAAGATCGGGACGAAGCCATCGGGATCGTGAAGGGATACCGGCCGTTCCGCCAGGTGGCGGACACGCTGGGACGCAATGGCATTGCCGTGTTGCGCCTGGACGATCGCGGATACGGCGCCTCCACCGGGAGTCATGCAGCCGCAACGAGCGCCGACTTCGCCGACGACATTCGCTCGGCGCTCGCCTACCTGCGCTCGCGCCCCGAGATCGACGGCACGCGCCTGGCGCTGGTGGGACACAGCGAAGGGGGCCTCATCGCGCCGATGGTGGCGCTCACCGACAAGTCGCTACGCGGGATCGTGCTGATGGCTGGCCCCTCGCAGACCGGGCGCACGATCCTTCGCTACCAGTTCGGCAACTCGATCAAGCGCGACACCTCGTACAAGGGCGCGCGGCGTGACTCGGCGCTCCAGAAGGTCGACGCCATGGTCGATTCGCTGGCCGGGACATCGCCCTGGCTCAAGTTCTTCGTCGAGCACGATCCTCTGGCGACGGCGCGCAAGGTGCAGGTGCCGACGCTCATCCTGCAGGGTGAAACCGACCAGCAGGTGACGGCGGAGCAGGCCGCCGCGCTCGAGCAGGCCATTCGCTCCGGAGGCAATCGCCGAGTCACGCGACAGATGTTCGCGCAGGCGAACCACCTCTTCGTGCAGGACCCCGATGGCAACCCCGAGAAGTACGCCTCGCTCCCGCAGGCGCAGGTGCGGAGCGACGTGCTCGCCGCGCTCGTGACCTGGCTGCGGGACGTGTTGCGCTGA
- a CDS encoding deoxyribonuclease IV, whose product MPHFFGAHTIGAGGPHMAAARAGAAGMRSLQIFSGMPQFYNEKASVKPEKAARFTAAVEAAGIEKRHCLVHAAYVLNTASPEPEKYERAKLGLAKELERTTTYGVLGFCFHPGSAGQSDPAGAVERVGDAMAFALAQHPNSSRILIENTAGAGRTMGRTPQEIAGMLARLPAKLRARAGYGLDTCHLFASGHDFHSAPGKATELLDRFADVIGEAPAFLHLNDSAGDFASNKDRHTLIGEGKIGVDAFRWLLRDPRTQEIPLILETPQEYPDIADGDASPDPWDVRMMALLQSLVA is encoded by the coding sequence ATGCCCCATTTCTTCGGCGCCCATACGATCGGTGCCGGCGGCCCCCACATGGCCGCTGCGCGCGCCGGCGCGGCCGGGATGCGCTCGCTGCAGATCTTTAGCGGCATGCCGCAGTTCTACAACGAGAAGGCGAGCGTGAAGCCCGAGAAGGCGGCACGCTTCACCGCGGCGGTGGAGGCAGCCGGAATCGAGAAGCGGCACTGCCTCGTGCATGCGGCCTACGTCCTCAACACCGCATCGCCGGAGCCGGAGAAGTACGAGCGCGCCAAGCTGGGGCTGGCCAAGGAACTCGAGCGCACCACCACGTACGGCGTCCTTGGCTTCTGCTTCCACCCGGGGTCGGCCGGGCAGAGCGATCCCGCGGGGGCGGTGGAGCGCGTGGGCGACGCGATGGCGTTTGCGCTGGCGCAACACCCCAACAGCTCGCGCATCCTCATCGAGAACACCGCGGGGGCGGGGCGCACCATGGGGCGTACGCCGCAGGAGATCGCCGGGATGCTGGCGCGCCTCCCGGCCAAGCTGCGCGCGCGCGCCGGTTACGGACTCGACACCTGTCACCTGTTCGCGAGCGGCCACGACTTCCACAGCGCGCCGGGAAAGGCGACCGAGCTTCTCGATCGCTTTGCTGACGTGATCGGTGAGGCGCCCGCATTCTTGCACCTGAACGACTCCGCGGGGGACTTTGCCTCGAACAAGGACCGGCACACTCTCATCGGCGAGGGGAAGATCGGGGTCGACGCCTTTCGCTGGCTGCTGCGGGACCCGCGCACGCAGGAGATTCCGCTGATCCTCGAGACGCCGCAGGAGTACCCGGACATTGCCGACGGCGACGCCTCCCCCGATCCGTGGGACGTGCGGATGATGGCGCTGCTGCAGTCGCTGGTAGCCTAA